A section of the Triticum dicoccoides isolate Atlit2015 ecotype Zavitan chromosome 7A, WEW_v2.0, whole genome shotgun sequence genome encodes:
- the LOC119333816 gene encoding carbonic anhydrase, chloroplastic-like — MDSDEKRLRTGFDKFRTEVYDKKPDLFERLKTKQKPRYLVFACADSRVCPSVTLGLELGEAFIVRNIGAMVPFYCENKHTGIGSAIEYAICVLEVKVIVVIGHSRCGGIKTLLSLKDGADDSFKFVEDWVRIGLSAKRKVEDEYSGKPPEEQCAFLEKAVVDVSLDNLRTYPFVKDGLDNGTVKLVGGHYDFVSGKFDTWKAKNQTSSHRSSL, encoded by the exons ATGGACTCCGACGAGAAGCGCCTTAGGACCGGCTTCGACAAGTTCAGGACCGAGGTCTACGA CAAGAAGCCGGATCTCTTCGAGCGGCTCAAGACCAAACAGAAACCCAGG TATCTGGTGTTCGCGTGCGCTGACTCGCGTGTGTGCCCATCAGTCACCCTGGGCCTAGAACTCGGTGAGGCATTCATCGTCCGCAACATCGGCGCCATGGTCCCCTTCTACTGTGAGAACAAGCACACCGGCATTGGATCGGCCATCGAATACGCCATCTGCGTCCTTGAGGTTAAGGTCATCGTGGTGATTGGCCACAGCCGCTGCGGTGGAATCAAGACCCTCCTCTCGCTCAAGGATGGCGCGGATGACTCCTT CAAATTTGTTGAGGACTGGGTCAGGATCGGGTTATCGGCTAAGAGGAAGGTCGAAGACGAGTACTCAGGCAAACCTCCAGAGGAGCAATGTGCCTTCTTGGAAAAG GCGGTTGTCGACGTGTCCCTCGACAATCTGAGAACCTACCCGTTCGTCAAGGATGGTTTGGACAACGGAACAGTCAAGCTGGTCGGCGGCCACTATGACTTCGTCTCCGGCAAGTTTGATACATGGAAAGCTAAAAATCAAACTTCCTCCCATCGCTCATCTCTCTGA